A single window of Paraburkholderia youngii DNA harbors:
- a CDS encoding LysR family transcriptional regulator translates to MRFKGLDLNLLVALDALMTQRNLTAAAQSVNLSQPAMSAAVARLRDYFGDDLFVLRGREFVPTARATELAGPVREALSHIQLSIISRDVFRPDKSNRRFRVCLSDFMTLVYFQNVIERVAREAPSVGFELLFPDDDPGELLRRGDADFLILPELLLADAHPKAPLFEEKLVCVGCPTNKQLSRRLPLEKYMSMGHVTVRFGRARRPSIEEFFLLDLGLKRREEVIVPTFDLIPRVLLHTNRIATIPLRLAKYFAEVAPLRIVDVPLPLSCFTEAIQWPSLHNGDPASIWMRELLLEEARNYV, encoded by the coding sequence ATGCGATTCAAAGGCCTTGATCTGAATCTTCTCGTCGCGCTGGATGCGCTGATGACGCAGCGCAACTTGACGGCTGCGGCGCAAAGCGTCAATCTGAGCCAGCCTGCCATGAGCGCCGCCGTCGCTCGACTACGCGATTATTTCGGCGACGACCTGTTTGTATTGAGAGGTCGTGAGTTCGTCCCCACTGCGCGAGCGACGGAGCTCGCTGGACCTGTTCGAGAAGCCTTATCGCACATCCAGCTTTCGATCATCTCGCGGGACGTGTTTCGACCGGACAAGTCGAATCGCCGCTTCAGGGTGTGCCTGTCCGACTTTATGACGCTGGTCTATTTTCAGAATGTCATTGAGCGTGTAGCGCGCGAGGCTCCTTCGGTTGGTTTCGAATTGCTTTTCCCTGATGACGACCCGGGTGAGCTGCTTCGGCGTGGGGACGCCGATTTTTTGATCCTGCCGGAGCTGTTGTTGGCTGATGCTCATCCTAAAGCACCGCTCTTTGAGGAGAAGCTCGTGTGTGTAGGCTGTCCGACGAACAAACAGTTGTCCCGCCGCCTGCCACTCGAGAAGTATATGTCGATGGGACACGTAACAGTGAGGTTTGGGCGTGCACGGAGACCTTCGATCGAGGAGTTCTTCTTACTCGATCTAGGTCTCAAGAGGCGCGAAGAGGTTATCGTGCCTACCTTCGACTTGATCCCGCGAGTCCTGCTTCATACTAACCGTATCGCTACGATTCCTCTGAGGTTGGCAAAGTATTTCGCAGAAGTCGCCCCGCTGCGGATCGTCGACGTCCCGTTGCCACTTTCCTGTTTCACTGAAGCGATCCAATGGCCTTCCCTGCATAACGGTGATCCTGCGAGCATCTGGATGCGTGAGCTCCTGCTGGAGGAGGCGCGAAACTACGTCTAG
- the nodB gene encoding chitooligosaccharide deacetylase NodB, whose amino-acid sequence MNHPDYLTEVRSGSDCADLRPKVYLTFDDGPHPVWTPKILDILAYEQAAATFCVIGAYAAEYPELIKRIAAEGHELANHTMTHPDLSKCEPDLVRREIWEADTLIKETCPAAKVTYIRAPYGIWTKDAIGETGKAGLIALHWSVDPRDWSQPGVNAIVDAVMASVRPGSIVLLHDGSPPGESNSDVHTTSRRQTAEALSRLIPALKARRFVISRLPDRRSQTLGE is encoded by the coding sequence ATGAACCACCCAGACTATTTGACAGAAGTGCGCAGCGGCAGTGATTGTGCCGATCTTCGCCCTAAGGTTTACCTTACATTTGATGACGGACCTCATCCAGTATGGACGCCGAAAATACTTGACATATTGGCATATGAGCAAGCGGCGGCAACTTTCTGTGTCATTGGCGCGTACGCAGCGGAGTATCCAGAACTGATCAAACGGATCGCCGCAGAAGGTCATGAACTCGCTAACCACACCATGACACATCCAGACCTTTCGAAATGTGAGCCGGACCTAGTTCGCCGTGAAATATGGGAGGCGGATACGCTTATCAAGGAGACGTGTCCTGCGGCGAAAGTGACGTATATCCGCGCGCCATACGGAATCTGGACGAAAGACGCAATCGGGGAAACGGGGAAGGCTGGACTGATCGCGCTTCACTGGTCAGTAGACCCGCGGGATTGGTCTCAACCGGGTGTCAATGCGATTGTTGATGCGGTGATGGCATCAGTCCGGCCAGGCTCGATTGTGCTGTTGCATGATGGAAGCCCCCCCGGAGAGTCGAACTCCGATGTTCACACGACATCCCGCAGACAGACGGCCGAGGCTCTCTCGCGTCTAATTCCTGCATTGAAGGCGCGCAGGTTCGTGATTAGTCGACTTCCTGATCGTCGATCCCAAACACTGGGCGAATGA
- the nodC gene encoding chitooligosaccharide synthase NodC: MNIPAAINTTSVLLYALLSAVYKTAQVLHSLPAPAEHSSQSATNFLPDVDVIVPCFNENPDTLRACLASIATQEYSGALKIHVVDDGSANRDALEPVYRDYEHDPRFNFVLLPQNVGKRKAQIAAIRASSAELILNVDSDTTLAPDVISQLILTMSDAEVGAAMGQLTASNRNDTWLTRLIDMEYWLACNEERAAQARFGAVMCCCGPCAIYRRSALLLLLDQYETQMFRGKRSDFGEDRHLTILMLAAGYRTEYAPNAIASTVVPDRLGPYLRQQLRWARSTYRDTLLALRLLPRLDRYLTLDVIAQNAGSLLLAIAMLSGFLQIVLTETAPWKACFLIASMSMLRCSVAAVRSCELRFLGFSAHTLVNLLFLLPVKAYALCTLSNSNWLSRGVAAGGCSAHVDPPGHDTETGTTISTNGGAQRDKPRRHWDEQAFTESDDVFRNK, encoded by the coding sequence ATGAACATTCCTGCCGCCATCAATACGACCTCCGTTTTATTGTACGCACTTCTTTCTGCCGTTTATAAGACAGCACAGGTTCTACATTCCTTACCCGCTCCAGCTGAGCATAGCAGCCAATCTGCCACGAATTTTCTTCCCGACGTCGACGTCATCGTTCCGTGCTTCAACGAAAACCCCGATACTCTGCGCGCGTGTCTCGCCTCTATCGCAACGCAGGAATACTCAGGAGCTTTAAAAATCCACGTGGTCGATGACGGATCCGCCAACCGCGATGCGTTGGAACCCGTTTATCGCGACTACGAGCACGATCCAAGATTCAATTTTGTTCTTCTCCCCCAAAACGTGGGAAAACGCAAGGCCCAGATCGCCGCAATACGGGCTTCATCCGCAGAACTCATACTCAACGTCGATTCCGACACGACCTTGGCGCCTGACGTTATAAGCCAACTCATACTGACAATGAGCGATGCAGAGGTCGGCGCCGCCATGGGTCAATTGACCGCCAGCAATCGCAACGATACATGGTTAACCCGTCTGATTGATATGGAATACTGGCTCGCGTGTAACGAGGAGCGCGCAGCTCAGGCCCGGTTCGGCGCCGTGATGTGCTGCTGCGGACCGTGCGCGATATATCGTCGCTCCGCGCTTCTCTTGCTGCTTGACCAGTACGAGACACAGATGTTCCGGGGAAAGCGAAGCGATTTTGGGGAAGATCGTCATCTAACAATTCTCATGCTGGCCGCGGGCTACCGAACAGAGTACGCTCCAAATGCGATCGCTTCGACCGTGGTTCCAGACAGACTGGGGCCGTATCTTCGCCAACAATTGCGCTGGGCGCGAAGCACGTATCGCGACACGCTGTTGGCGCTACGGCTTTTACCCCGCCTAGATCGGTATCTTACGCTGGACGTCATTGCGCAGAATGCAGGCTCCCTATTGCTCGCGATCGCAATGCTCTCCGGCTTTTTACAGATCGTATTGACAGAGACGGCCCCATGGAAGGCGTGCTTCTTGATTGCGTCAATGAGCATGCTCCGCTGCTCCGTGGCAGCCGTGCGCTCTTGTGAGCTTCGATTTCTTGGGTTTTCCGCGCACACGCTGGTCAACCTACTGTTCCTACTACCTGTTAAGGCGTACGCCTTGTGTACACTCAGCAACAGCAACTGGCTGTCCCGCGGCGTGGCCGCCGGCGGTTGTAGCGCACACGTCGACCCGCCGGGGCACGACACTGAAACGGGCACCACTATATCCACAAATGGCGGGGCTCAGCGTGACAAGCCCCGTCGACACTGGGATGAGCAGGCATTCACGGAATCTGATGACGTTTTCCGAAACAAATGA
- the nodI gene encoding nodulation factor ABC transporter ATP-binding protein NodI, translating into MPTAAITFTGVNKSYGGKLAVNGLSFHVEPGECFGLLGPNGAGKSTTARMVLGMALPDAGTITVLGEPVPGRARRARARIGVVPQFDNLEPGFTVRENLEIFGSYFGMSAGEVSVVIPSLLEFARLESKADARVVELSGGMKRRLTLARALINDPQLLVMDEPATGLDPHARHLIWERLRLLLARGKTILLTTHFMEEAERLCNRLCVIDEGRSIAEGTPSALIEEQIGSQVIEIYGGNSHELRPLLEPYTQRTEVSGEALFCYAADPEQVRLQLRGHAGLRILQRPANLEDVFLRLTGREMKD; encoded by the coding sequence ATGCCAACCGCAGCAATCACGTTTACAGGTGTCAACAAGTCCTACGGCGGGAAGCTCGCTGTCAATGGACTGTCCTTCCACGTAGAGCCGGGCGAATGTTTCGGCCTTTTGGGGCCCAACGGCGCAGGCAAGAGCACGACCGCGCGGATGGTCCTCGGGATGGCGCTACCTGACGCGGGTACGATCACAGTCCTCGGAGAGCCAGTGCCTGGACGCGCGCGACGGGCACGTGCACGAATTGGCGTCGTTCCGCAATTCGATAATCTTGAACCCGGGTTCACAGTGCGTGAGAACCTAGAGATATTCGGGAGCTACTTTGGCATGAGCGCAGGTGAGGTCTCGGTTGTGATTCCCTCTTTGCTCGAATTCGCGCGTCTGGAAAGCAAGGCTGATGCGCGCGTTGTCGAATTATCAGGCGGCATGAAACGGCGTCTGACGCTCGCTCGCGCGCTCATCAACGACCCCCAACTACTTGTAATGGACGAGCCCGCGACGGGCCTTGATCCGCATGCGCGCCATCTCATCTGGGAACGCCTGCGCTTGCTACTCGCGCGCGGCAAAACAATTCTTCTCACCACTCATTTCATGGAAGAAGCGGAGCGACTGTGCAACCGTCTCTGTGTGATTGACGAAGGGCGCAGCATTGCCGAAGGTACTCCTAGTGCGCTAATCGAAGAGCAGATTGGGAGCCAAGTGATTGAGATATATGGCGGCAATTCACATGAACTGCGGCCGTTACTCGAACCCTACACACAGCGAACCGAAGTGAGCGGCGAAGCATTGTTTTGCTATGCCGCTGATCCCGAGCAGGTGCGTTTGCAGTTGCGGGGGCATGCGGGTCTGCGAATTCTCCAACGCCCCGCCAACCTGGAAGACGTGTTTTTGCGGCTAACCGGCCGCGAAATGAAGGATTAG
- a CDS encoding ABC transporter permease gives MRDVFMITLPGNALNWHTVWHRNYLAWRKSALVSLLGNLADPMMYLFGLGLGVGIMIGRVDGTSYIAFLAAGMVATSAMTSATFETIYAAFSRMHTQRMWEAVLCTQLTIGDVVLGELSWAATKALLAGAAVMVVAAILGYAALSSIIYVMPVVVLTGLAFASVAMVLVAIAPSYDYFIFYQTLVLTPMLFLSGVVFPIGHLPGALRQIARFLPLTHSVELIRPAMLARPVASISLHVAALCVYAVLPFFLSAVLLRRRLMS, from the coding sequence ATGCGTGATGTATTCATGATAACTCTGCCCGGCAACGCGCTGAACTGGCACACAGTATGGCACCGCAACTACCTTGCATGGAGGAAATCTGCGCTTGTGTCGCTCCTCGGGAACCTTGCGGATCCGATGATGTACCTGTTTGGTCTTGGCCTAGGTGTGGGAATAATGATAGGCCGCGTCGACGGCACGTCATACATCGCGTTCTTGGCCGCTGGAATGGTTGCGACGAGCGCAATGACTTCTGCCACCTTTGAGACGATTTATGCGGCCTTCTCGCGAATGCATACTCAGCGCATGTGGGAAGCGGTGTTATGCACTCAACTCACGATTGGCGACGTCGTTCTAGGTGAACTTTCATGGGCAGCCACAAAAGCCCTTCTTGCCGGCGCTGCGGTGATGGTGGTTGCTGCGATCCTAGGCTATGCGGCGCTGTCGAGTATCATCTATGTCATGCCCGTCGTCGTTCTCACTGGACTCGCCTTCGCGAGTGTGGCTATGGTGCTCGTCGCCATCGCGCCCAGTTACGACTATTTCATTTTTTACCAAACCCTTGTTCTGACGCCCATGTTGTTCCTGAGCGGCGTCGTCTTCCCGATCGGTCATCTCCCCGGTGCTCTTCGGCAAATTGCGAGATTCCTTCCGCTGACACATTCCGTTGAGCTGATCCGCCCAGCGATGCTGGCACGGCCTGTCGCTAGTATCAGCCTTCATGTGGCTGCGCTTTGCGTCTACGCAGTACTGCCGTTCTTTTTATCGGCGGTTCTACTTCGCCGCCGCCTAATGTCGTGA
- a CDS encoding sulfotransferase, whose translation MQTTEPFVIVGMPRTGTHYLEELLNAHPNVSSNGELLNPYDPIWPGRARLLRSDRELLELAYLHHPTMTGNPHLTHVGCKINQPQFNERPGFFETLAAWPRLKVLLVIRRNTLESFRSLVQARQSGQWLKYGPDNDDSRPPPQVILKIEDCEAYFKAADDFHHLILSSFSPSSVLTINYETLRDDPAPSLKAVSAFLGISNHPCSENTSLRRQEVRSLRQTVLNFEELRRHFEGSRYDSFFEAQGG comes from the coding sequence ATGCAGACAACTGAGCCATTTGTGATCGTGGGGATGCCGAGGACCGGCACTCACTACTTGGAAGAATTGCTGAATGCCCATCCGAACGTGTCAAGTAATGGTGAGTTGCTCAATCCGTATGACCCAATCTGGCCCGGTCGCGCCCGGCTTTTGCGTAGCGATCGCGAACTGCTCGAGCTAGCCTATCTGCACCATCCGACCATGACCGGGAATCCGCATTTGACACACGTCGGTTGCAAGATCAACCAGCCTCAGTTTAACGAACGTCCCGGGTTTTTCGAGACGCTGGCCGCGTGGCCACGTTTGAAGGTACTGCTCGTGATTCGACGAAACACGTTGGAATCGTTTCGTTCTTTGGTGCAAGCAAGACAAAGCGGTCAGTGGCTAAAATACGGTCCGGACAACGACGACTCACGTCCGCCTCCGCAAGTCATATTGAAAATCGAAGACTGTGAGGCTTACTTTAAGGCCGCGGACGATTTCCACCACTTAATTCTGAGCTCGTTTTCACCGTCGAGCGTGCTCACTATCAACTATGAAACTCTTCGGGACGATCCGGCCCCAAGTCTGAAGGCGGTCTCAGCCTTTCTCGGCATCTCGAATCACCCTTGCTCTGAAAACACATCTCTTAGACGTCAGGAAGTTCGATCGCTGCGGCAGACGGTACTTAACTTCGAAGAGTTGAGGCGTCACTTCGAGGGCAGTCGATACGATAGCTTTTTCGAAGCTCAAGGGGGCTGA
- a CDS encoding NodA family N-acyltransferase, translating into MASTVQWRLYWENELGLSDHIELSEFFRATYGPTGSFNARPFEGSRSWAGARPELRAIAYDSQGVAAHMGSLRRFIKVGTVDVLVAELGLYGVRPDLEGLGISHSIRAMYPALQGLRVPFAFGTVRHELKNHIARLCRHGLGTVVSGVRVRSTLADVRLDLPPTRTEDVLAVIMPIGSPMSQWPEGSAIERNGPEL; encoded by the coding sequence ATGGCCTCAACTGTGCAATGGAGACTGTATTGGGAAAATGAGCTAGGGCTCTCGGACCACATCGAATTGTCCGAGTTCTTTCGGGCAACGTATGGACCAACTGGATCTTTTAACGCAAGACCTTTCGAGGGCAGCCGGAGTTGGGCTGGTGCGCGGCCCGAACTCCGTGCGATTGCCTACGACTCGCAAGGGGTGGCGGCTCACATGGGCTCGCTGCGCCGGTTCATCAAGGTTGGCACGGTCGATGTTCTTGTAGCCGAACTGGGACTTTACGGAGTTCGTCCGGATCTCGAAGGACTCGGCATCAGCCATTCGATCCGCGCGATGTATCCGGCACTGCAGGGCCTTCGGGTTCCATTCGCATTCGGCACGGTGCGCCATGAGTTGAAGAACCATATCGCGAGGTTGTGTCGGCATGGATTGGGAACGGTCGTCTCGGGCGTGCGGGTGCGGTCAACTCTGGCCGACGTTCGTCTAGATTTGCCCCCGACACGCACTGAAGACGTCCTTGCGGTAATCATGCCGATTGGTAGCCCGATGAGCCAGTGGCCAGAGGGGAGTGCAATCGAGCGCAATGGTCCGGAGCTGTGA
- the nodS gene encoding nodulation methyltransferase NodS → MNLTHVANFDLLLRELNSNDPWRLDSNPFEFERHRQMLRLALAEGIVTNALEVGCASGAFTEKLAPHCRRLTVIDVVPEAIARTRARLMESANITWIVSDIQRFLAPEKFDLIVVAEVLYYLGSIAEVRATVQSLARMLAPNGQLVFGSAVDANCRRWGHIAGAETVLEMLREELTEVERVQCIGRSSNEDCMLARFRSPMDFTNQPNCLR, encoded by the coding sequence GTGAACTTGACACATGTAGCGAATTTCGACTTGCTGCTTCGCGAATTGAACTCCAACGATCCGTGGCGGCTGGACAGTAACCCGTTCGAATTCGAGCGCCACAGGCAAATGCTTCGATTGGCACTTGCCGAGGGCATCGTCACAAATGCACTCGAAGTCGGATGTGCGAGCGGGGCGTTCACGGAAAAGCTGGCGCCTCACTGTCGACGGCTCACCGTCATCGATGTAGTTCCAGAAGCGATTGCGCGAACACGCGCACGGCTAATGGAATCGGCCAATATCACTTGGATCGTATCAGACATCCAGCGCTTTTTGGCTCCGGAAAAGTTCGATCTGATCGTTGTCGCGGAGGTTCTTTATTACCTCGGAAGCATCGCCGAGGTACGGGCCACTGTGCAGAGCTTGGCGCGCATGCTTGCGCCCAACGGGCAGTTGGTATTCGGATCGGCTGTTGACGCCAATTGCCGGCGGTGGGGCCACATCGCCGGGGCGGAAACGGTGCTCGAAATGCTACGGGAAGAGCTGACCGAAGTCGAGCGCGTGCAGTGCATCGGGCGGTCGTCCAATGAGGATTGCATGCTCGCGCGCTTCCGGAGCCCGATGGATTTTACAAATCAACCGAATTGCCTCCGTTAG
- the nodU gene encoding nodulation protein NodU: protein MRICGIKLTHDGAIAVVEDGKLLFCIEQEKRHNNPRYQEIGNLDVVATVLSEHGLRVDDIDQFVIDGWDGEIESEFRTLSGRTPVILKGAPYIERRADDLLHPLERTGLLIAEQSYSYQSYPHVSGHVASAYCTSPFAIGGEPAYCLVWDGGMVPRLYYVRPDEARLVNCLFPVIGQMYAAAGHHFGPYKKASGADWDLGVAGKLMAYIALGSVDEGIIAVFRELYEQRFAGDTELAQDYRENVRIPERSLAAIRDFFQECVPQLEAKPQEDILASFHVFLERLLVQGMEAALSRHPIFEPRNLCISGGCGLNIKWNSALRESRLFDAIWIPPFPNDSGSAIGAACCSMAANKGFLPLEWSIYSGPAVKTGDVPPGWTASPCSIAQLAGVLAENKPVVFLAGRAELGPRALGARSILAAATSPAMKDFLNAVKHREHFRPVAPICLEDQAIAVFCPGTPDPYMLFDHQTREEWRERIPAVVHLDGSARLQTIARTSAHPVAQLLIEYERLTGVPLLCNTSANYHGRGFFPDAASACEWGGVEHVWCDGLLLSKACSTGLPSSIDEPGSDGRFERAVAAPLGA, encoded by the coding sequence ATGCGCATCTGCGGCATCAAACTGACACACGATGGAGCCATCGCTGTTGTGGAGGATGGAAAGCTCCTTTTTTGCATCGAACAGGAGAAGCGGCACAATAACCCGCGATATCAGGAAATCGGGAATCTCGACGTAGTTGCAACCGTGCTGAGCGAACACGGGCTGCGTGTCGATGACATCGATCAGTTTGTAATTGATGGCTGGGACGGCGAGATAGAGTCGGAATTTCGCACTCTCAGCGGCCGTACGCCTGTGATCTTGAAAGGTGCTCCCTATATCGAACGCAGGGCCGACGATCTCCTCCATCCGCTCGAACGCACCGGCCTGTTAATCGCCGAACAATCGTATTCGTATCAGAGCTACCCTCATGTTTCGGGCCATGTCGCGTCCGCGTACTGCACCAGTCCGTTCGCGATAGGCGGGGAGCCTGCATACTGCCTAGTCTGGGATGGCGGCATGGTCCCAAGACTGTACTATGTGCGACCGGACGAAGCACGCCTCGTCAATTGCCTGTTCCCAGTTATCGGCCAAATGTACGCGGCGGCTGGACATCATTTCGGGCCCTATAAGAAGGCGAGCGGCGCTGACTGGGACCTGGGCGTCGCCGGCAAGCTTATGGCATACATCGCGCTCGGGTCGGTCGACGAAGGCATCATTGCAGTCTTTCGGGAGCTTTATGAGCAACGCTTTGCCGGCGACACCGAACTTGCGCAAGACTACCGCGAGAATGTCCGCATACCAGAAAGATCTCTCGCAGCTATACGCGACTTTTTCCAAGAATGCGTTCCACAATTGGAGGCCAAGCCTCAAGAAGACATACTTGCTTCCTTTCACGTATTCCTCGAGCGTCTTCTGGTTCAAGGAATGGAGGCAGCGCTCTCACGCCATCCGATTTTCGAGCCGCGGAACTTGTGCATCTCTGGCGGATGCGGTCTTAACATCAAATGGAACAGCGCACTACGTGAGAGTCGTCTTTTTGACGCAATCTGGATTCCGCCTTTTCCGAACGATAGTGGGTCTGCGATTGGCGCCGCTTGCTGCTCGATGGCAGCGAACAAAGGCTTCCTGCCGTTGGAATGGTCGATCTATAGCGGGCCAGCAGTGAAAACTGGTGACGTGCCGCCCGGATGGACAGCGTCCCCTTGCTCCATTGCACAACTCGCCGGCGTACTCGCTGAAAATAAACCCGTCGTCTTCCTAGCCGGCAGGGCAGAGCTGGGACCCCGAGCGTTGGGCGCTCGAAGCATTCTCGCTGCTGCGACGTCCCCTGCGATGAAGGACTTCCTCAACGCGGTGAAGCATCGGGAGCATTTTCGTCCGGTAGCACCAATATGTCTTGAAGATCAGGCGATCGCCGTCTTTTGTCCCGGTACTCCAGACCCCTACATGCTGTTCGATCATCAGACGCGCGAGGAATGGCGGGAGAGGATCCCCGCCGTAGTGCATCTCGACGGATCGGCGCGGTTGCAAACCATTGCAAGAACTTCCGCGCATCCCGTGGCGCAACTCCTAATTGAATACGAAAGACTCACTGGCGTTCCTTTGCTATGTAACACCAGTGCCAACTATCATGGACGTGGCTTCTTTCCGGACGCTGCTTCAGCCTGCGAGTGGGGAGGTGTCGAACATGTATGGTGCGACGGTCTTTTATTGAGCAAGGCATGTAGCACTGGCCTGCCATCGTCAATCGACGAACCAGGTTCTGACGGCCGGTTTGAGCGGGCCGTAGCCGCACCGCTCGGGGCGTGA
- the cysC gene encoding adenylyl-sulfate kinase, producing the protein MKKTSVSDRHVHGFRIQPESRGRLLRQTPAILWFTGLSAAGKSAIADKVEALLHASGQLTYILDGDSIRLGLCKDLGFADADRHENVRRVAEVAKLMADAGLVVLVCLISPFRRDRELARSTAGRHRFAEIHVHASLAVAEARDPKGLYRLARTGAIQHFTGIDSPYEQPTVPDVFIDTCSKSIDEGADLVVNWLNSR; encoded by the coding sequence ATGAAGAAGACCTCCGTTTCAGATCGTCATGTGCACGGCTTCCGGATTCAGCCGGAGTCGAGAGGACGATTGCTCCGGCAAACGCCCGCCATCCTGTGGTTCACAGGGCTGTCGGCAGCTGGAAAGTCGGCGATTGCCGACAAGGTCGAGGCACTACTGCATGCGTCCGGCCAACTCACCTACATTCTCGATGGAGACTCTATCAGGCTCGGTCTATGCAAGGATCTCGGCTTTGCGGATGCGGATCGCCACGAGAATGTGCGGCGCGTGGCCGAAGTTGCCAAATTGATGGCTGACGCGGGACTCGTAGTGCTAGTGTGCCTCATTTCGCCGTTCCGTCGCGATCGGGAACTCGCCAGATCCACCGCGGGTAGGCACCGTTTCGCCGAAATCCACGTTCACGCTAGTTTGGCCGTAGCCGAAGCTCGCGATCCCAAGGGACTGTATCGGCTTGCGAGAACTGGCGCCATACAGCATTTCACCGGCATCGACTCGCCGTATGAACAGCCGACGGTCCCGGACGTATTCATCGACACATGTTCGAAGTCCATCGATGAAGGCGCGGACCTTGTGGTGAACTGGCTCAATAGCCGCTAG
- a CDS encoding efflux transporter outer membrane subunit: MIDYGNLNCYRGRSQPRSRMRDAALLPAANRSFGRAASITALLSLVYSLSGCTVGPEYRTPAPPATDSYTPTALPEHTVSSPGSTGLAQQFKAGGELPAQWWSLYRCEPLDALIREALSNSPNIAAARAALRHASENLRAQTGIDLYPAIDVKLNATREKLNGTTLGQPRLNRILSLYNASVNVSYNLDLFGAARHELEALGAQVDFQSLQLQGTYLALSANIVTAAVREASLREQIDATERIATDEETQLGVLRKQLEFGGVGRVAVLSQETLLAQTRATLPPLRQSLDRARHQLAVLAGKPPSDNSVPEFRLSMFTLPQSLPVALPSSLVRQRPDILAAEALLRQASAQVGVATANMYPQLTLSANYGPQSLTPAGMLKYADMIWNIGAGLTQPIFNGGQLSAKRRAAEAAFDEANGQYRQTILLAFEDVADTLRALDHDATALAAQTEAWRAASSSLELTRGQFRAGGVSYLALLDAQRQYQQTIVNLTQARAARYADTAALFEALGGGWWSDTARIQTGQADSDINPQ; the protein is encoded by the coding sequence ATGATTGATTACGGCAATCTCAATTGCTATCGCGGACGATCGCAGCCGCGGTCGCGGATGCGCGACGCAGCGTTGCTTCCGGCAGCAAATCGGTCTTTCGGCCGTGCCGCATCGATCACTGCCTTGCTTTCACTAGTCTATTCACTTTCCGGTTGCACAGTCGGCCCCGAATATCGCACTCCCGCGCCGCCCGCGACCGACAGCTATACACCGACGGCCCTACCCGAACACACGGTTTCGTCGCCCGGTTCGACGGGTCTTGCGCAGCAGTTCAAGGCTGGCGGCGAGCTGCCTGCACAATGGTGGAGCCTTTACCGTTGCGAGCCCCTCGACGCGCTGATACGCGAGGCCCTCTCAAATAGCCCGAATATCGCTGCAGCCCGCGCGGCGCTGCGCCACGCGAGCGAAAATCTGCGCGCGCAAACAGGGATCGATCTATATCCCGCCATCGATGTCAAGCTCAATGCTACTCGCGAAAAGCTCAATGGCACGACCCTAGGCCAGCCCCGCCTGAACAGAATACTAAGTCTGTACAACGCATCAGTGAACGTGTCCTACAACCTGGATCTCTTCGGGGCTGCACGGCACGAACTCGAGGCGCTGGGCGCGCAGGTCGACTTCCAGAGTTTGCAGCTACAGGGCACATACCTGGCGCTGTCAGCGAACATCGTCACCGCTGCGGTCAGGGAAGCTTCCCTCCGCGAGCAGATTGACGCGACCGAGCGTATCGCCACGGATGAGGAGACTCAGCTCGGTGTATTGCGTAAGCAGCTTGAGTTCGGCGGGGTGGGTCGCGTGGCCGTGCTCTCGCAGGAAACGTTGCTCGCACAAACGCGCGCTACCCTGCCGCCACTGCGGCAGTCTCTCGATCGGGCGCGACATCAGCTTGCCGTGCTCGCGGGTAAACCGCCTAGCGATAACAGCGTTCCCGAGTTCAGGCTGTCGATGTTCACCCTACCGCAGAGCTTACCCGTCGCCCTCCCTTCGTCGCTCGTCCGTCAACGTCCGGACATCCTGGCTGCGGAAGCCCTGCTGCGTCAGGCGAGCGCCCAGGTCGGCGTCGCAACCGCGAACATGTATCCGCAGCTTACGCTGTCCGCAAACTACGGCCCGCAATCGTTAACGCCAGCGGGCATGCTGAAGTACGCGGACATGATCTGGAACATCGGCGCGGGACTCACTCAGCCGATCTTTAACGGAGGCCAACTGAGCGCTAAAAGGCGCGCGGCGGAAGCCGCCTTCGATGAGGCCAACGGGCAATACAGGCAAACGATACTGCTTGCATTCGAAGATGTCGCGGACACGCTCCGCGCACTCGATCACGATGCAACCGCACTCGCCGCGCAAACCGAAGCGTGGCGTGCAGCCAGCAGCTCGCTCGAGCTGACGCGTGGCCAGTTTCGTGCCGGCGGTGTCAGTTATCTAGCTCTGCTCGATGCGCAGCGTCAATACCAGCAGACCATCGTCAATCTCACCCAGGCGCGCGCTGCACGCTACGCAGACACGGCGGCATTGTTCGAAGCACTGGGTGGCGGCTGGTGGAGCGACACTGCGAGGATCCAGACAGGACAGGCGGACTCCGATATCAACCCGCAGTGA